In Zea mays cultivar B73 chromosome 7, Zm-B73-REFERENCE-NAM-5.0, whole genome shotgun sequence, the following proteins share a genomic window:
- the LOC100276799 gene encoding uncharacterized LOC100276799 (The RefSeq protein has 2 substitutions compared to this genomic sequence) yields MAFSGRIQELVRKYGRVAICVHLSVSCASIAGLYVAINNNVDVEAVFRRFGISPGVTVGGEASPAPVSRDEHLRDVPLPPMASEVLQEETERERQPRNRTMELVASSGGAFALAVVCNKALFPVRVPITIALTPPVARALSRWRLVKS; encoded by the coding sequence ATGGCGTTCTCCGGCAGGATCCAGGAGCTCGTGAGGAAGTATGGCAAGGTGGCCATTTGCGTCCACCTATCCGTCTCCTGCGCCTCCATCGCCGGCCTTTACGTCGCCATCAACAACAACGTCGACGTCGAAGCCGTTTTCCGGAGGTTCGGTATCTCCCCCGGCGTTACCGTAGGCGGCGAGGCCTCACCCGCCCCCGTTTCCCGCGATGAACACCTGCGCGACGTCCCCCTGCCGCCCATGGCCAACGAGGTACTGCAAGAAGAGACGGAGCGAGAGCGGCAGCCCCGCAACAGGACGATGGAGCTCGTGGCGTCAAGTGGCGGCGCGTTCGCGCTCGCTGTCGTCTGCAACAAGGCACTATTCCCCGTGAGGGTCCCCATCACCATCGCGCTCACGCCGCCCGTCGCCAGGGCCCTAAGCCGCTGGAGGCTCGTCAAGAGCTGA
- the LOC100273959 gene encoding trafficking protein particle complex subunit 2-like protein isoform X1: MIVCVAVVGHQNNPLYLQSFTEADDALKLHHIVHCSLDVIDERVSNPKRSAPTLNETFLGLLYPTENYKVYGYLTNTKVKFIMVTTDLDVKDADARNFFRKFHAAYVDAVSNPFHVPGKKIASRSFGARVSTIVKSFGSGTS; encoded by the exons ATGATCGTCTGCGTCGCCGTTGTCGGCCACCAG AACAATCCGCTGTACCTGCAGAGCTTCACGGAGGCGGACGACGCCCTCAAGCTCCACCACATCGTCCACTGCTCTCTCGACGTCATCGACGAGCGAG TGAGCAATCCTAAGAGGAGTGCACCTACATTGAATGAGACATTTTTGGGTCTTCTATACCCAACTGAGAACTACAAAGT GTATGGCTATTTGACAAACACAAAGGTCAAATTTATCATGGTCACGACTGATCTTGATGTCAAAGATGCAGATGCCAGAAAT TTTTTCAGGAAGTTCCATGCTGCATATGTAGATGCCGTCTCGAACCCGTTCCATGTCCCAGGGAAGAAGATTGCTTCAAGAAGCTTTGGTGCAAGAGTAAGCACCATCGTTAAATCCTTCGGTTCAGGGACCAGTTGA
- the LOC100273959 gene encoding trafficking protein particle complex subunit 2-like protein isoform X2 — protein sequence MIVCVAVVGHQSFTEADDALKLHHIVHCSLDVIDERVSNPKRSAPTLNETFLGLLYPTENYKVYGYLTNTKVKFIMVTTDLDVKDADARNFFRKFHAAYVDAVSNPFHVPGKKIASRSFGARVSTIVKSFGSGTS from the exons ATGATCGTCTGCGTCGCCGTTGTCGGCCACCAG AGCTTCACGGAGGCGGACGACGCCCTCAAGCTCCACCACATCGTCCACTGCTCTCTCGACGTCATCGACGAGCGAG TGAGCAATCCTAAGAGGAGTGCACCTACATTGAATGAGACATTTTTGGGTCTTCTATACCCAACTGAGAACTACAAAGT GTATGGCTATTTGACAAACACAAAGGTCAAATTTATCATGGTCACGACTGATCTTGATGTCAAAGATGCAGATGCCAGAAAT TTTTTCAGGAAGTTCCATGCTGCATATGTAGATGCCGTCTCGAACCCGTTCCATGTCCCAGGGAAGAAGATTGCTTCAAGAAGCTTTGGTGCAAGAGTAAGCACCATCGTTAAATCCTTCGGTTCAGGGACCAGTTGA